The following are encoded together in the Terriglobia bacterium genome:
- a CDS encoding ABC transporter ATP-binding protein, with product MEPSEAAEPVVRVKALVKRYGPLLAVDGIDLDVAPGECLGLLGPNGAGKSTTVRMLYGHTPFTSGEIEILGLALRRHLRAIKRQIGVVSQEDNLDPDFTVFRNLLVYGRYFGLGGRESRRRAAELLGFLELEDRRSARIRELSTGMKRRLVIARALIHAPRLLLLDEPTTGLDPQARQAIWERIRALRREGTTILLTTHDMEEAARLSNRVVIMDHGRILAVGPPADLVARHAPGEVVELTGFPPEAAAYLEGSSLRHEVAGDRLLVHPPEGGGAALLRDLAERFALEQVMLRQGSLEDVFLRLTGRDLRD from the coding sequence GTGGAGCCAAGCGAGGCCGCCGAGCCCGTCGTTCGAGTGAAAGCCCTCGTCAAGCGCTACGGCCCACTCCTGGCCGTGGACGGGATCGACCTCGACGTCGCCCCGGGCGAGTGTCTGGGCCTGCTCGGCCCGAACGGCGCGGGGAAGTCCACGACGGTTCGGATGCTCTACGGCCACACCCCGTTCACCTCCGGCGAGATCGAGATCCTGGGGCTGGCGCTTCGCCGCCACCTTCGCGCGATCAAGCGCCAGATCGGGGTGGTCTCCCAGGAGGACAACCTCGACCCGGACTTCACCGTGTTCCGGAACCTGCTGGTCTACGGCCGGTACTTCGGCCTCGGGGGACGGGAGTCCCGGCGACGGGCCGCGGAGCTGCTGGGGTTCCTCGAGCTCGAAGATCGGCGGTCGGCGCGGATCCGCGAGCTCTCCACGGGCATGAAGCGCCGCCTGGTGATCGCGCGCGCGCTGATCCACGCGCCCCGGCTCCTCCTCCTCGACGAGCCCACGACCGGACTGGACCCGCAGGCCCGTCAGGCGATCTGGGAGCGCATCCGCGCGCTGCGGCGGGAGGGAACGACGATCCTCCTGACGACGCACGACATGGAGGAGGCGGCCCGCCTATCGAACCGGGTGGTCATCATGGACCACGGAAGGATCTTGGCGGTGGGCCCGCCCGCGGACCTCGTGGCGCGCCACGCTCCGGGCGAGGTCGTGGAGCTGACGGGATTCCCACCGGAGGCGGCGGCGTACCTCGAGGGATCGAGCCTCCGCCACGAGGTGGCCGGGGACCGGCTGCTGGTGCACCCGCCCGAGGGCGGCGGGGCGGCGCTCCTGCGGGATCTCGCCGAGCGCTTTGCCCTCGAGCAGGTGATGCTCCGGCAGGGCAGTCTCGAGGACGTCTTCCTGCGCCTCACGGGCCGGGACCTGAGGGACTGA
- a CDS encoding ABC transporter permease, which produces MLRDLGHLREISWRAAHVWRRDFLVYRTTWWTNLLPPLLEPVLYLLAFGTGLGKLVGDVSDQGARVGYLTFIAPGLVAVAVMNWSFYETLYGSFVRMYYQKTFDAILATPLSLEDVLVGEILWGATKSLVAAGVMLGVISLFGVLSWPSSWWVLALAALGGFLFACLGMCFTALCPTIDTFNLPIFLFVFPMFLFSGTFFPVEMLPAWASRAVWALPLTHVASLIRAAALNRPAPHLGASLGYLGGVSAVLFVAALVLMRRRLIR; this is translated from the coding sequence ATGCTGCGCGATCTCGGCCATCTCCGCGAGATCTCCTGGCGCGCGGCCCACGTCTGGCGCCGTGACTTCCTGGTCTACCGGACGACGTGGTGGACGAACCTCCTGCCGCCGCTGCTCGAGCCGGTGCTCTACCTGCTCGCGTTCGGCACCGGCCTCGGCAAGCTGGTGGGGGACGTGAGCGATCAGGGGGCGCGCGTCGGCTACCTCACCTTCATCGCCCCCGGCCTGGTGGCGGTCGCGGTGATGAACTGGTCTTTCTACGAGACGCTGTACGGCTCGTTCGTGAGGATGTACTACCAGAAGACCTTCGACGCGATCCTGGCGACCCCGCTGTCGCTCGAGGACGTCCTGGTCGGCGAGATCCTGTGGGGAGCGACGAAGTCGCTGGTGGCGGCCGGCGTGATGCTGGGCGTGATCTCCCTGTTCGGGGTGCTCTCCTGGCCTTCGTCGTGGTGGGTCCTCGCGCTCGCGGCCCTCGGGGGATTCCTGTTCGCCTGCCTCGGAATGTGCTTCACGGCGCTCTGCCCGACGATCGACACATTCAATCTGCCGATCTTCCTGTTCGTGTTCCCGATGTTCTTGTTCTCCGGCACGTTCTTCCCCGTGGAGATGCTTCCGGCCTGGGCGTCGCGCGCGGTCTGGGCGCTCCCCCTGACGCATGTCGCGTCGCTGATCCGCGCCGCGGCGCTGAACCGCCCGGCGCCGCACCTTGGGGCGAGCCTCGGCTACCTCGGCGGGGTCTCCGCCGTGCTGTTCGTGGCGGCGCTGGTCCTGATGCGCCGCCGGCTGATCCGGTGA